Proteins from one Balaenoptera musculus isolate JJ_BM4_2016_0621 chromosome 7, mBalMus1.pri.v3, whole genome shotgun sequence genomic window:
- the LOC118898492 gene encoding LOW QUALITY PROTEIN: endonuclease V-like (The sequence of the model RefSeq protein was modified relative to this genomic sequence to represent the inferred CDS: deleted 2 bases in 1 codon) — MARKAGRPPEETLLLWKREQALLKTLVVDRDTETWQRDPAFSGLQRVGGVDVSFVKGDSVSACASLVVLSYPEPELMYEDCRMVLFVDGNGVLHHRGFGVACHLGVLTDLSSIGVAKKLLQVDGLENNALHKEKIRLLKAGGDSFPLMGGSGTILGMALKSHDHSTKPLCVSVGHKMSLEAAVRLTHGCCKFRILEALHQADIHSPDYIRRTLGVQGAPLAAERSKKAQRPKPCPQGVSEEPTDLEIIH, encoded by the exons ATGGCCCGAAAGGCTGGGAGGCCGCCAGAGGAAACACTGTTGCTCTGGAAACGGGAGCAAGCCCTGTTGAAGACCCTTGTTGTGGACCGGGACACGGAGACGTGGCAACGGGACCCCGCCTTTTCGGGCCTGCAGAGGGTCGGGGGCGTGGACGTGTCCTTTGTGAAGGGCGACAGTGTCAGCGCCTGTGCCTCCCTGGTGGTGCTCAGCTACCCTGAGCCCGAGTTGATGTATGAGGACTGTCGCATG GTCCTTTTTGTGGATGGAAATGGGGTGCTTCACCACCGAGGCTTTGGGGTGGCCTGCCACCTTGGTGTCCTCACAGACCTGTCCAGCATCGGGGTGGCCAAGAAACTCCTGCAGGTGGACGGGCTGGAGAACAACGCTCTGCACAAGGAGAAGATACGGCTCCTGAAGGCTGGAGGAGACTCATTTCCTCTGATGGGAGGTTCCGGGACCATCCTGGGCATGGCGCTGAAGAGCCACGACCACAGCACCAAgcccctctgtgtctctgtgggcCACAAAATGAGCCTGGAGGCAGCCGTGCGCCTGACCCATGGCTGCTGCAAGTTTCGGATTCTGGAGGCCCTGCACCAGGCTGACATCCACTCCCCAGACTACATCCGCAGGACCCTGGGAGTCCAAGGGGCCCCT CTTGCGGCCGAAAGGAGCAAGAAGGCACAGAGGCCAAAGCCGTGCCCCCAGGGAGTCTCAGAAGAGCCCACAGATTTAGAAATTATCCATTGA